The nucleotide window GTAAGTTGCAGGTCGATCTTGCGCATCTCACCTGGCAGAAGAGCCGATTGGTCAGGTCCTGGACCCACCTCGAGCGGCAACGGGGCGGTGCCGGCTTTATGGGGGGGCCTGGTGAAACGCAGATCGAGGCAGACCGTCGCCAGATACAAGAGCGCATCATTGCGCTGCAGAAGCAGTTGGAAAGCGTCCGACGAACACGCGATCTCCATCGTAAGAAACGCAAGAAGATACCGCAGCCTGTTGTGGCACTTGTCGGTTACACCAACGCCGGAAAGTCAACACTTTTCAATCGGTTGACCAAGGCAGATGTCTTTGCCAAAGATCTCTTGTTTGCAACTCTTGACCCGACGTTGCGCAAGATAAAGCTGCCACATGGCAGGGAAGTTATCCTGTCGGATACGGTTGGCTTCATTTCCGATTTGCCGACCCACCTTGTTGCTGCTTTCCGGGCGACTTTGGAAGAGGTGCTGGAGGCCGACCTTATTCTGCATGTTCGCGATATTTCGCACCCGGATACAGATGCGCAGGCTGAGGATGTCAAAAAGACCTTGAACGATCTCGGGGTTGACGCCCAAAGCGGCGCACCGGTCGTTGAAGTATGGAACAAGATCGACTGCCTTGATCCTGCGCTTCGGGAAAAATTGCTCGACGATGCCGGCCATGATGGGCCTGTTTCTCTGTCGGCTTTGACAGGTGAAGGTATCGATGGCTTGTCTGACCGCATCGACGCGTTCATGGCAATGCACGACGATATCTTCTCCATTCAGATACCGGTTGCAGAAGGTGCTCTTCTGGCAAAGCTTTACCAGATGTCTGAAGTGCTGGAACGCTCAGATGCGGAAGACTTCGTGACGGCTGAGGTGCGTGTTTCCGACAAACAACGCGGGCCCTTCAGGGATTTGTTTTCGGAGTTTCTGCTCGATCTCGCTGGCCGGTTGGACACGAGCTCCGAAGACTGACGTTTCCAAAAGGGTACTTGTGAGGAAGACCGCTTGATTTTGAGCGTCGAGTCCAAGTTATTTTTCGAATTTCCTGGCGAAGAAGTAGCTAATTGTGGCCGTCGCGAAGCTCACAAAGGCAATGAAGAAGATTGCCCAAACGGTTTCCTGCAGGTGGGCAACTGCTGCCAAAAGCGCTGAAAGGCAAATCATTGTAAGTCTGCCAAACGATCTTGCCACCGCAATTCCTTTGACGCGCTGACCCTTTGGCGCAATTTCCATAAAATAGACTTGCAAGACCGCTATTATTCCGCGGACTGCCACAGTGACAACGAAGATTGCGATGGCATGTATTCTCAAATCGTGTTGCAGGTTCAACATATGCAGTGTCGCCAGGATGGACCCGCAAAAGCCGACCAGAAGTGAACAGGTTATCATTACCAACCGGTGAGAAACGTTGTTCAAGGTACCCCAAAGCGGGCCTGCCACGATGTAGCCCAAGGCATAGGAGGTGACCATTGCCGTCAGCCCCTTGCTCGTTGTGTGGTGGGTCTCTGCAGCAATAAGGGCGAAGAACGGAACGGCGAGTATCACAGCTGAAAAAACTGTCGTGATGACCACATACTGGCGAAACCATGATTGTTTCATCATGGCCAGCACGTTGAGATAGTAGTTTCTGACCAATCTAAGCGGAGACCGTGTTGCCGATGGCCGCGCTGCGTTAGTTGGAGCACTGTCTTCCACGGCCAATATTGCAAGCGCTGATAGAGCGAAACAGGCGATGCCGATCGTAACCACAATGGAGTGCCGACTAAGGGGTGGCAATTCCAGTGTGAGCTCATGCGCGATCCAAGCCAAGGCAACGCCAAATCCGCCACCGATCGCCATCTGCGTGTATTGAAGCAACAAGCGCGATTTTGATTGCAAGTTGTCTGCCAAAAAGTCAGTCATCAGCAAATGCTGAAATTCGTCTGCGACCCCCATTGTGAAAATGCAGACAACAAAAACGATACTTGTCTGGGTCTGGGTTCCGAAAAGCACAGAGACAATCGTAGCGCCAAAACAGAGCGCTAAGATCATGTCACACAGAGACAGCGCCAACTTTCGATTTTTAACCTTGGCAATTCTCTCAAAAAGAAAGATGTCGGTCAGCGAGCTGGCAAGTTGTCGAACAGACACGAGGGCACCAACCAAAAAGACTGGCATTCCGACTGATACGGCCAGAAACGTGATGACAATCGACGGGCTCGCCATTGTCCAGGCTGTTTGTGCCAGACTTGTTTGCCCGGCCAGCAAAGACAAAGTTCGTCTTTCCACTGAAGATGCAATGACGGCCAATTGTCACAAGCTCCGGATCGAAAATCACGTCTTACAATTGAAGGGTATCTCGCCGTTGGCACGGAAAAAAGCAACTTGAAGTTCAAGAACCAGGCTCGCCAAGCTGGGCAGGAGACCTCCAGGAGTTCTGAAATTCATGACTGTCTCTTTTTTGCTGCTTGCCAAGCTGCTTCCATGTCTTCGAGTGTCATGTCCTGAAGCGTTGTGTCGGTCCGACTGGCTTCGTCTTCAATGGCAGCAAACCGGGTTCGGAATTTTCTGTTCGTTCGGCGCAAAGCTTCCTCTGGATCAATGTCGAGGTGGCGGGCGAGGTTGGCGAGTGCAAACAGAGTGTCGCCAAGTTCGTCACTCATGCGGTCTTTGTCCGGGTCTCCTTTGGCAAGTTCTGCATCTAATTCGTGCGTTTCTTCCCGGATCTTCTCGAGTACGAGCCTGGTATCATTCCAGTCGAAACCGACCTTTGACGCCCGGCGCTGCAGTTTGTCGGCTTCCTGAAGAGCAGGGAAGGCGGTCGGTACATCGTCAAGATAGCCTTTGCTCGGCTCAGAAAGTCCGAGAGCTTTGCGTTCGGCCCGTTTTTCAGTCCGCTCTTCGGCTTTGATCCGCTCCCAGATACCTTTGACGTGTTCCGCCTTTTCACCGTTTTCATCGCCGAAAACATGAGGATGGCGACGGATCAGTTTTTTGGTTATGCCTTCAACGACATCGCCGAAATCAAAGTGCTCGCCTTCCTCGGCCATGCGCGCGTGATAGACCACCTGGAGCAACAGATCGCCAAGCTCTTCTCGCAGTTCCAGCAGATCATTTTTTGCGATTGCATCTGCGACTTCGTAAGCTTCTTCGAGCGTATAGGGAGCAATAGTCGAAAAGTTTTGCTCCAGGTCCCAGGGACAACCTGTTACGGGCGTTCTCAAGGCCGCCATGATTTCGATGAGGCGGGCTATGTTGCGGCTGGGTGTCATTGGCATTCCAAGTTTAGGTGAAAAGTCTTAGGCGGAGAAAATACCCACAAAAATCATAAACACTGCACCGACAAAGGCCAGTATGCCGACGACAGTCATGAAAATCCGCAGCGGTCTGGAGTGCCCCTTGAAGCCATCATAAGGCGCACGTCTCTCTCGGTGATCTGAATATAATTCCAGCAGGTCAGAAAGTAGAAAGGTCGCAAGAATTACCGCAACAACTATTGCTGTTATGATGACTTCGAGCAACGAAAACTCAGGCAATTCAGCTCCTTATGGACGGGTGCCAGAATGTGACGGCCCGCTCCACCAGCGCCACTGCGCCGTAGAACAAGGATCCTGCAAGAGCGGCAACAGCGATTTCCGCCCACACCATATCGACGTTCATGCGACCGACTTCCGTTGAGATCCGGAACCCCATGCCGACGATTGGAGTGCCAAAGAATTCAGCAACAATGGCCCCGATCAGAGCCAGGGTCGAATTGATTTTCAACGCATTGAAGATGAACGGCATGGCCATGGGCAGGCGCAACTTGAAGAGCGTTTGCCAATAGCTGGAGGCATATGTACGCATCAAATCGCGCTGCATGGCATCTGACGCGGCAAGGCCCGAAACAGTGTTCACCAACATTGGAAAGAACGTCATGATGATGACGACCGCCGCCTTGGATGGCCAATCGAAGCCGAACCACATTACCATGATCGGTGCAACGCCGATGATGGGTAAAGCGGATACCAGATTGCCGATGGGCAGAAGGCCTCTTCTCAGAAACGGGACCCGGTCAACAAGGATTGCAATCAGAAATGCCGAACCGCAGCCGATTATGTAGCCTGCCAGAACCGCTTTAAGGAAAGTCTGCTGGAAATCAGCCCACAACGTCGGGACAGAATTGATGAGCCGCACCCAGATTTCAGAAGGGGCAGGCAACAGTACTTTCGGCACACCTGCACCGGTCACCACCAGTTGCCAAAGAACAAGTATCGTGATGCCGAATATGGCTGGTATCGCCAAATTCACGATGCGGGCCATAGTCTGCGAACGGCTTTTCCAGATTGCCAGTCTCTCGACAAACAGCCAGGAGGCTGCCCAGGTCGCAATTGCCAGTGCCCAGAAACCCAGTTTCGCTTCTCCGACATGCTGCGACACAGTTGAAACCAACAGCCAGGCCGACGCGGCAGCAACAAGCCCGAGTATGAGATCCCCGATCCAGTTGCGCATGAAACCAAGTTCATACCGGACACCTGCAATGGCCAGGATCACCAGACAAGCTGCCAGTCTCGGCACGTCCATGATGCCGTAGTCAGGCCCGAAGATTGGGCTGAAAAGCCCGACAATCACCATCAGCACAACAAACCAGGCAAGAAGGGCCGGCATGTCTAATCTGCGTTTGGCAGCTGCTTGTGCACTCATCTTGCCATGCCCATACGTTTGAGGGTGTGTTTTTCCAAAACGCCTATCAGCGCGACAAGAGACCCGGCAAGGAAGGCTGCCATGAGCAATGCGGACCAGATCTGAACAGTTTGGCCATAGTAGGAGCCTGCAAGAAGTCTTGCCCCCAGTCCTGCAACGGCGCCAGTTGGCAATTCACCGACAATCGCTCCAACCAGTGAAGCGGCCATGCCGATCTTCATGGAGGTGAATAGAAACGGCACTGCATAGGGAAGGCGGAGTTTCCAGAATGCCTGAACGCGGGTGGCAGAATAGGTGTGCATCAAATCCATGTGGATCACTTCAGGCGACCGCAACCCCTTCACCATGCCGACCGCAACCGGAAAGAAGGAGAGATAAGTTGAGATAAGGGCCTTCGGCAGCAATCCGGAAATCCCGACCGCATTCAGAACGACGATGATCATCGGCGCGATGGCCAGGATCGGGATGGTTTGCGAGGATATGATCCACGGCATTAGGGATTTGTCGAGTACGCGGGAGTGAACAATGCCGATCGCAAGCAGAATGCCGAGCGTTGTTCCGATAAGAAATCCCATCAAGGTCGAAGAAAGCGTAATGCCGCTGTGATAGATCAGCGAGCGTTTGGATGTGATCTTCTTCTCAACCGTTGTTTTCCAGATCTCTATGACAACCTGATGAGGTGCTGGCAGCACTGGGCGTTCCTGGGCGAGTGTGTCGGTTATAAGCTGGCTGACAGGAACATCGGTCTGGCTCGCACGCTCATAGATTTCCTGCTGAAAGGGCGTGTTGAGTGCAACAGCAGCTATGTACCAGATCGCTAGAATGGCAGAGACGACCACGATAACGGGTCCGACGGTTCCTGACATCAGGCCAGAAAAAGGGTTGGTGCTGCGATTTCCGGGGAGAGAAGTGTCTGTCATTGAGGCACCCCGGATGGCTTCCAAGAAAATAGTATGTCCGGAAGGTTCTCTTCGTTGTCGCCATCAGTTCGGCGAACCTCGTGGAAGCCACGCATTGAATAGAACTTTTGTGCATCAGTATTGGCAACGAAGGTCCACAAGCTGACACCATCGGAAAAATCTTGTTTCACGTTAGCAAGTAGCCGGCTGCCCAATCCGTCTTTGCGGGCACTTTTTGCGACATACAGCCCTGTGACGAAACCATCGCTACTTGTTGCTGAGAAGCCCTGAACAAATCCGTCGCTGTCTTTTGCAACCAACACACAGCGGTTTGAATACACAAAATCAACATAGTGCCGCAAAACATCATCGTGTGGGTGGACGCGCGGCATCCATGGCGTTTCGTCAATCCAATCGTTCAAAATGTTGCCGCAAGCTATCATGTCTTCTTCGACCGCGCTTTTGATCTCAATTACCATGGTCGCTTCAGTCTTCATAAGAATGACCGGCACGAAGGCCGTCACGTACCCTGTGGGCGATCTTCAGGAATTCCGGTGTTTCGCGAATGTCCAGGTTTCTCTCGCGCGGCAAATCGCTGTCGATAACGTCATAGATGCGGCCCGGGCGAGGGCAGAGCACAACGATTTTGGTCGAGAGGAAAACGGCCTCCGGAATTGAGTGGGTCACGAAAACGACGGTCTTGTTGGTTTTTGCCCACAATTGGAGCAGCTGTTCATTCAAATGGTCGCGAACGATCTCATCCAGGGCACCGAATGGCTCGTCCATGAGAAGCAGATCCGGTTCAACGGCCAGCGCACGTGCAATAGAGGCGCGTTGCTGCATGCCGCCGGAGAGCTGCCAGGGATATTTCTTTTCAAACCCGGACAGGTTCACAAGATCCATGTTCCGGGCGATCCGCTCCTGCTGCTCAGTTTTGGGCAGTCCCATGATTTCAAGGGGCAGGGCGACATTCTTGGCGATCGTGCGCCAGGGATAAAGAGCCGCAGCTTGAAATACATAGCCATAAGCACGGTTCAGGCGGGCTTTCTCCGGTGAGACACCGTTGACTGTTATTGATCCGGCCGTTGGCCGTTCCAGATCGGCGATCACGCGCAACAGCGTGGTCTTGCCGCAACCGGACGGGCCGATAAACGAAACGAAATCACCTTCGTCGATCTTGAGGTCGATGTCGGAAAGGGCGTGAACCGGTCCGTCATTGGTTTCGAACGTCAGCGACAGATTGTCGATGTCGATAACGCGTTTCGGGCTGGCGCTGGTCGTCTGTTCCACCGTTTCGGTGTCCTTTGCGCTGGCAAGAGCAGTCATTCATTTCCTCGCTATCGAGCCATTGGAAAACTGGCCGACAAACGGGCCCTCCCTTGGCACGGTTCCCTCCCCAGACGGGGAGGGAATATCTTCAGTCAGACACCACTGGCTGGAATGCCCGTACGTTCCACTTTGCGCGGAGCAGTCAGCTCTTTCCACGTCGAAAGTGCTTTGTTCACAGCCTGGAAAGGCTCACGGGCGACAAACTCACCATGGCCCTGTTTGTGATTGACGGTGCCGTCTTCGACCGCGACACGTCCACGTGTCAGTGTGTATCGAGGAAGCCCTTTGACAGCCTTGCCTTCAAAGACGTTGTAGTCGATGGCTGACTGCTGGTTGGTAGCTGTGATTGTCTTTTCCTTTTGCGGATCCCAGACCACCAGGTCGGCATCCGCTCCAACCAAAACAGCTCCTTTTTTCGGATAGATATTCAGGATCTTTGCAATATTGGTTGAAGTAACCGCGACAAATTCGTTTGGCGTCAACCGACCGGTTCCAACTCCGAAAGTCCAGAGCATTGGCATGCGGTCTTCCAAACCGCCGGTGCCGTTGGGGATCTTCGTGAAATCCCCCACGCCGGTACGTTTTTGGTCGGTTGTGAAAGCGCAGTGGTCCGTCGCGACCACCTGAAGGGAACCCGAGGCCAGGCCTGCCCACAGACTGTCCTGGTGCTTCTTGTCGCGGAACGGCGGAGACATCACGCGGCGGGCGGAATGGTCCCAATCATGATGATAATATTCACTGTCATCGAGTGTCAGGTGCTGGATCAAAGGTTCGCCATAAGCGCGAATGCCATTCTGCCTTGCCCGACGGATTGCTTCATGTGCCTGTTCGGATGAGGTGTGGACGATATAAACAGGGACACCTGCCATATCGGCGATCATAATAGCGCGGTTGGTTGCTTCCCCTTCAACTTCCGGTGGGCGAGAGTGTGCATGGCCTTCGGGGCCATTGTGACCTTCTGCCAGCAGCTTTTGTTGAAGCGTTGCGACAACGTCGCCGTTCTCAGCGTGGACCAGGGGCAAAGCGCCAAGTTCAGCGCAGCGCTGGAAGGAGGCGAACATCTCGTCGTCATTCACCATCAGAGCGCCTTTATACGCCATGAAGTGTTTGAACGTGTTGATGCCCTTTTTCTGGACCACTTCCTGCATGTCGTCAAAGACCTGCTCACCCCACCAAGTGATGGCCATATGGAAGGAATAGTCGCAATGCGCCATTGTGGACTTGTTGTCCCACATCTGCAGCGCTTCAAGCAGCGACTGACCGGGTGAGGGCAAGGCAAAGTCAACGACCATTGTCGTGCCACCGGATAGGGCTGCACGGGTCCCGCTGTCGAAATTGTCAGATGAGAATGTGCCCATGAAAGGCATTTCCAGATGCGTGTGCGGATCAATGCCGCCCGGCATGATGTAGCAACCGGTCGCGTCCAGGGTTTCGTCACCTGAAAGGTTCGGGCCGATTTCGACAATACGGCCGTCTTCGATCTTCACGTCGGCTTCGTAGGACAGGTCAGCAGTGACAACAGTGCCACCTTTGATCACTTTGCTTGCCATCGTCGTTTCCCTTTCGTTCACATAAGTTTCACCGGCGGATTTGCCCGGTTGATCATTCAATTGGGTTCAGGGCACCAAAGCGCGGGAGCCGTCAGGTCCCGGTCTTTGAGGATCATCGAGATCCCGTATTTTTCAGCGATGGTGCACGCTTTGGTGAAGTGTATCGGCTTGTCGATGTATTCCGCATCAAAGATGGCCTTGCCTGCGTCATTATAGGCGCTGTAAGCCTTGCAGGTTCGGTCCTGATAACAGCTTTCCGCAATGGCAAAGTCGAGCACGTCAATCAGTTTCTCGGTCAGGTCCGGTACATTCTTCTGTCCGATCTTCAAACCAAGACCGCGCGCCGTGCCGGCAAGCAAGCGAATATAGGCGACCGCGTGCTGCTCTGTGATCGGGAAGCCGCTGTCATTGTCATGGACATCCATGTTGTCTGGCTCAATTGCATCGAACCCCATCGACTTGCAACTTTCGAAACGGGCTGCCATGAGCGGTAACAGGACATCGAGGCGGCGAATGTCGAGAAAGCGTTCATCGGGCCAGTCGTCATAAGTGTTGCCGATGATTTCCGACGGAAAATTTGCCCTGTCGGGTGATGTTCTTTCAAGCGTACCCACGCTGACATAGCAAATCGTCTTGATGCCTTTGGATTTCAGAGCGGCCAAGTCTTCGGGCGATACGATAGACGGATGCAGATCCAGCACCTTGACGGGCCTGTTGAGATCAGCCGGTTCCGTTAACTGCCAATCCCAGCTGTCGCCGGCGGAAAAGGCGAAGGCGGGCAGGGACAGCATGAGAACGCTGCCTGCCAATGCCATCGCTTTTCCAAAAAATCGCATTATTCGACGATCTCCGCCGTTTCCACCACGGCATGGAAAAGAACATCCGCACCTGCTTTCGCCCAGTCTTTGGAGATTTCTTCTGCCTCGTTGTGCGACAGGCCGTCGACACACGGACACATGATCATTGCTGTCGGAGCGACTTTGTTGATCCAACACGCGTCATGTCCCGCGCCGGAAATGATATTCTGGTGGGAGTAGCCAAGCCGTTCGGCAGCATTTCTGACCGCGTCGACACAGCCCTGGTCGAACTCTACCGGATCAAAACCGCCGACTTTTTCGAATTCGACTTCAAGTCCCATTTCGTCGCAGATTTTCTTGCCACCGATTTTCAGCCGGTCTTCCATGTCCTTGATAACGGCAATGTCGGGCGACCGGAAGTCGATGGTGAAGACGGTTTTGCCGGGGATCACGTTTCGCGAGTTCGGGTAGACGTCGATGTGTCCCGCCGCGCCAACAGCATGAGGGGCGTGAGACCAGGCAATTTCGTCAACCAGTTCCAGAATGCGCGCCATGGCAAGCCCTGCATTCTTGCGCATTGGCATCGGCGTCGAACCGGTATGGCTGTCTTTTCCGGTCACGGTAACTTGCGTCCAGGAGAGCCCCTGACCGTGTGTCACAACGCCAATGTCCTTGCCTTCAGCTTCCAGGATGGGCCCCTGTTCAATGTGAAGCTCGAACATGGCGTGCATCTTGTCCTTGCGAGCGCCAACTTCTTCGTCGCCCACCCAGCCGATGCGCTTCAGTTCATCACCAAACTTCTTGCCTTCGGCGTCTTCGCGATCATAAGCCCAGTTCTGTGTGTGAACACCGGCAAATACACCGGAAGCAAGCATGGCTGGGGCAAAACGCGTGCCTTCCTCATTGGTCCAGTTGGTCACGACAATCGGATGTTTGGTCTTCAGACCAAGGTCATTCATCGTCCGCACAAGTTCCAACCCGCCCAGAACTCCGAGGATACCGTCGTATTTACCACCTGTTGGCTGGGTATCGAGATGAGACCCGACATAGACCGGCAGAGCATCGGGATCCGTTCCCGGCCGGGTCAGGAACATGTTGCCCATAGTATCAACGGCCATCGAAAGTCCGGCCTCTTCGCACCATTTTTGAAACAATTTACGGCCTTCTGAATCCTCATCAGTCAGGGTTTGCCGGTTGTTTCCGCCAGCGACACCCGGGCCGATCTTTGCCATTTCCATCAGGCTGTCCCAGAGCCTGTCCGGATTGATCTTCAAGTTTTCGCCTGGAGCGGCCATTTGCGTGTCTCCTAGAAAGGTGTCGGTGTCTCGTTGACAAGCTTTTGTTCAGTCTATCGCATTCAAAACACTGCGCAATTTGCTGAACAATTCGTCTATCTGGTCCTTGGAGATGATCAACGGTGGTGACAGGGCAATGATATCGCCCGTGGTGCGGATCAGGATACCGTCGTCATAGGCCTTCAGGAAGGCCGAGAATGCTCTTTTGGTCGGTTCTCCGACAATCGGTTCCAGTTCAACTGCGCCGATCAGACCGAGATTGCGTATGTCGATGACATGCGGGCAGTCTTTCAAGGCATGCAGACCGTCTTCCCAATGTTGGGCAAGCTCCGCGGCGCGCGTCAGAAGACCTTCTTCTTCATAAGTATCAAGGGTCGCAAGAGCCGCTGCGCAAGCGACCGGGTGGGCGGAATAAGTATAGCCGTGGAACAATTCGATCATGTGTTCCGGGCCGGTCATGAAAGCGGTGTAGATATCGGAAGAGCAGAATACCGCTCCCATGGGCACAACACCTGATGTCAGTCCTTTGGCCGTTGTGACCAAGTCTGGTGTGACGCCGAAGAAGTCTGTCGCAAAGGGCGAACCAAGTCTGCCGAAACCTGTGATAACTTCGTCGAAAATCAGCAGAATTCCGTGTTGGGTACATATTTCGCGAAGCCGTTCCAGATATCCTTTGGGGGGGATCAGAACTCCTGTTGAACCGGCCACGGGTTCAACGATCACTGCCGCAATCGTCGACGGGTCGTGTAGCTGGATGATGCGGATCAGATCTTCCACATATTCTGCGCCATTTTCCGGCATCCCCCGGGAAAATGCATTGCGGTCCGGGTCGTGCGTGTGACGCATATGGTCGACCCCCGCCAGCATGGTGCCGAAGGTCTTGCGGTTCGCGACGATGCCGCCAACTGAGATGCCGCCAAAACCCACACCGTGATACCCGCGCTCACGCCCGATCAGGCGTGTTCGTGTCCCCTGACCAATGGAACGTTGGTAGGCCAGCGCGATTTTCAGTGCTGTGTCGACGCTCTCCGAGCCGGAGTTCGTAAAAAAGACATGATCAAGAGGAGAGGGCATCAATGCAGCCAG belongs to Roseibium porphyridii and includes:
- the hflX gene encoding GTPase HflX — translated: MKPKSRADDFSKSNGTEEPGQKSLRVKDTGVDRLPQPFRAIILEPVLQLRGEGSGELRGNRSPEARLEEAVGLSAAINLDIVHSGVVRVNNPKPAKLFGEGKVAELAGIVASEDLDLVVIDHPLTPVQQRNLERRLKTKVIDRTGLILEIFGDRARTKEGKLQVDLAHLTWQKSRLVRSWTHLERQRGGAGFMGGPGETQIEADRRQIQERIIALQKQLESVRRTRDLHRKKRKKIPQPVVALVGYTNAGKSTLFNRLTKADVFAKDLLFATLDPTLRKIKLPHGREVILSDTVGFISDLPTHLVAAFRATLEEVLEADLILHVRDISHPDTDAQAEDVKKTLNDLGVDAQSGAPVVEVWNKIDCLDPALREKLLDDAGHDGPVSLSALTGEGIDGLSDRIDAFMAMHDDIFSIQIPVAEGALLAKLYQMSEVLERSDAEDFVTAEVRVSDKQRGPFRDLFSEFLLDLAGRLDTSSED
- a CDS encoding MFS transporter, encoding MSLLAGQTSLAQTAWTMASPSIVITFLAVSVGMPVFLVGALVSVRQLASSLTDIFLFERIAKVKNRKLALSLCDMILALCFGATIVSVLFGTQTQTSIVFVVCIFTMGVADEFQHLLMTDFLADNLQSKSRLLLQYTQMAIGGGFGVALAWIAHELTLELPPLSRHSIVVTIGIACFALSALAILAVEDSAPTNAARPSATRSPLRLVRNYYLNVLAMMKQSWFRQYVVITTVFSAVILAVPFFALIAAETHHTTSKGLTAMVTSYALGYIVAGPLWGTLNNVSHRLVMITCSLLVGFCGSILATLHMLNLQHDLRIHAIAIFVVTVAVRGIIAVLQVYFMEIAPKGQRVKGIAVARSFGRLTMICLSALLAAVAHLQETVWAIFFIAFVSFATATISYFFARKFEK
- the mazG gene encoding nucleoside triphosphate pyrophosphohydrolase codes for the protein MTPSRNIARLIEIMAALRTPVTGCPWDLEQNFSTIAPYTLEEAYEVADAIAKNDLLELREELGDLLLQVVYHARMAEEGEHFDFGDVVEGITKKLIRRHPHVFGDENGEKAEHVKGIWERIKAEERTEKRAERKALGLSEPSKGYLDDVPTAFPALQEADKLQRRASKVGFDWNDTRLVLEKIREETHELDAELAKGDPDKDRMSDELGDTLFALANLARHLDIDPEEALRRTNRKFRTRFAAIEDEASRTDTTLQDMTLEDMEAAWQAAKKRQS
- a CDS encoding ABC transporter permease; translated protein: MSAQAAAKRRLDMPALLAWFVVLMVIVGLFSPIFGPDYGIMDVPRLAACLVILAIAGVRYELGFMRNWIGDLILGLVAAASAWLLVSTVSQHVGEAKLGFWALAIATWAASWLFVERLAIWKSRSQTMARIVNLAIPAIFGITILVLWQLVVTGAGVPKVLLPAPSEIWVRLINSVPTLWADFQQTFLKAVLAGYIIGCGSAFLIAILVDRVPFLRRGLLPIGNLVSALPIIGVAPIMVMWFGFDWPSKAAVVIIMTFFPMLVNTVSGLAASDAMQRDLMRTYASSYWQTLFKLRLPMAMPFIFNALKINSTLALIGAIVAEFFGTPIVGMGFRISTEVGRMNVDMVWAEIAVAALAGSLFYGAVALVERAVTFWHPSIRS
- a CDS encoding ABC transporter permease codes for the protein MTDTSLPGNRSTNPFSGLMSGTVGPVIVVVSAILAIWYIAAVALNTPFQQEIYERASQTDVPVSQLITDTLAQERPVLPAPHQVVIEIWKTTVEKKITSKRSLIYHSGITLSSTLMGFLIGTTLGILLAIGIVHSRVLDKSLMPWIISSQTIPILAIAPMIIVVLNAVGISGLLPKALISTYLSFFPVAVGMVKGLRSPEVIHMDLMHTYSATRVQAFWKLRLPYAVPFLFTSMKIGMAASLVGAIVGELPTGAVAGLGARLLAGSYYGQTVQIWSALLMAAFLAGSLVALIGVLEKHTLKRMGMAR
- a CDS encoding GNAT family N-acetyltransferase produces the protein MKTEATMVIEIKSAVEEDMIACGNILNDWIDETPWMPRVHPHDDVLRHYVDFVYSNRCVLVAKDSDGFVQGFSATSSDGFVTGLYVAKSARKDGLGSRLLANVKQDFSDGVSLWTFVANTDAQKFYSMRGFHEVRRTDGDNEENLPDILFSWKPSGVPQ
- a CDS encoding ABC transporter ATP-binding protein, yielding MTALASAKDTETVEQTTSASPKRVIDIDNLSLTFETNDGPVHALSDIDLKIDEGDFVSFIGPSGCGKTTLLRVIADLERPTAGSITVNGVSPEKARLNRAYGYVFQAAALYPWRTIAKNVALPLEIMGLPKTEQQERIARNMDLVNLSGFEKKYPWQLSGGMQQRASIARALAVEPDLLLMDEPFGALDEIVRDHLNEQLLQLWAKTNKTVVFVTHSIPEAVFLSTKIVVLCPRPGRIYDVIDSDLPRERNLDIRETPEFLKIAHRVRDGLRAGHSYED
- the hydA gene encoding dihydropyrimidinase; amino-acid sequence: MASKVIKGGTVVTADLSYEADVKIEDGRIVEIGPNLSGDETLDATGCYIMPGGIDPHTHLEMPFMGTFSSDNFDSGTRAALSGGTTMVVDFALPSPGQSLLEALQMWDNKSTMAHCDYSFHMAITWWGEQVFDDMQEVVQKKGINTFKHFMAYKGALMVNDDEMFASFQRCAELGALPLVHAENGDVVATLQQKLLAEGHNGPEGHAHSRPPEVEGEATNRAIMIADMAGVPVYIVHTSSEQAHEAIRRARQNGIRAYGEPLIQHLTLDDSEYYHHDWDHSARRVMSPPFRDKKHQDSLWAGLASGSLQVVATDHCAFTTDQKRTGVGDFTKIPNGTGGLEDRMPMLWTFGVGTGRLTPNEFVAVTSTNIAKILNIYPKKGAVLVGADADLVVWDPQKEKTITATNQQSAIDYNVFEGKAVKGLPRYTLTRGRVAVEDGTVNHKQGHGEFVAREPFQAVNKALSTWKELTAPRKVERTGIPASGV
- a CDS encoding endo alpha-1,4 polygalactosaminidase — encoded protein: MRFFGKAMALAGSVLMLSLPAFAFSAGDSWDWQLTEPADLNRPVKVLDLHPSIVSPEDLAALKSKGIKTICYVSVGTLERTSPDRANFPSEIIGNTYDDWPDERFLDIRRLDVLLPLMAARFESCKSMGFDAIEPDNMDVHDNDSGFPITEQHAVAYIRLLAGTARGLGLKIGQKNVPDLTEKLIDVLDFAIAESCYQDRTCKAYSAYNDAGKAIFDAEYIDKPIHFTKACTIAEKYGISMILKDRDLTAPALWCPEPN
- a CDS encoding Zn-dependent hydrolase; amino-acid sequence: MAAPGENLKINPDRLWDSLMEMAKIGPGVAGGNNRQTLTDEDSEGRKLFQKWCEEAGLSMAVDTMGNMFLTRPGTDPDALPVYVGSHLDTQPTGGKYDGILGVLGGLELVRTMNDLGLKTKHPIVVTNWTNEEGTRFAPAMLASGVFAGVHTQNWAYDREDAEGKKFGDELKRIGWVGDEEVGARKDKMHAMFELHIEQGPILEAEGKDIGVVTHGQGLSWTQVTVTGKDSHTGSTPMPMRKNAGLAMARILELVDEIAWSHAPHAVGAAGHIDVYPNSRNVIPGKTVFTIDFRSPDIAVIKDMEDRLKIGGKKICDEMGLEVEFEKVGGFDPVEFDQGCVDAVRNAAERLGYSHQNIISGAGHDACWINKVAPTAMIMCPCVDGLSHNEAEEISKDWAKAGADVLFHAVVETAEIVE